In the Prionailurus viverrinus isolate Anna chromosome A3, UM_Priviv_1.0, whole genome shotgun sequence genome, CCACGGATGACCCCTCACCAAACTGGACCTGCAGGGGAAGGGAACCCGACCCGCCTGATCGCCGCCTCCCGCCCAGCGACAAGTGGGACGGGTACGTGCATCTCTGCCTGCACGTGCTCGGGAAGGGAGCAGGAGGTGGAGCCGATCTGACTCCGGTGTTTGTGTTCCGTCGGCACCCGGCCCGCTCCCGGGGATTCGGAGGTATTTACCTTGCGTTTCTCAGTCCGAGAGTCAGAGTCAGACATTGGGGGGACGAGGGCCAGGGAAAGGGCGCCGAGGGGGTGGCGGCGGGAGCGGGGCGAAGCGAGCAGCCCGCGGCGATGCTGGCCGCAGTTGGGCTGGGGCGCGCAGGGCGACTTCAAGAATCCGGTGGCAGTGGTGGCGGCGGCGACGCGAGACGGAGCGCTCTTACAAGaccagaacctggaggctgcgcGGAGCGAAGTGAAACCTGCACAGCCCTGCAGCTCGGCTCTGGCTGGTGGCCCCGCGCCCGCACCCAATCACTGTGAGCTCCGCCCCCGCTGGGTCCCGCCCCGGCGCGCGGGCTGGCAAGCCCCGCCCCCGCTGCGCAGCAGCCTCTGGCGCTTTCAGGCTCCGACAGGTAAAGGCGGGGGTGGCCCCGCCGGGTTCCCCTGCGCGCTGCCCGCCCTGCCCCGGCGGGGCGTGTTTACTGGAGCGACTGGGGCTGCTGGTGGCTTGTGCgcacccatccccctccctccaaaGTGTACCCTTGCCTTTCCCCCATCCAGCAGAGGCCAAGACGTGCGCTTGGAACAGAGGGGGCGCTCCGGGCACGCAGAAGCGGGCTGGGCCGCTGCCGCCAGCCGAAGGCCTCAGGAGGCGCCCCCGAGCCCTTGATGGGCTGCAGGaatttctctctcagcctctttgGGGCAGACGCGGGGACTGGGTTGACCCGAGAACACGCAGGTCCAAGGTTGAGCAGAGGGTCTCAAAGCTCTCCTCACTCAGAGTCTGGGGTGCTGGGAGAGACCCCGATCTGCAGGGCTGCTCACCTTCCTCGCTCTCGCCTCACGTGATTGTCTTAGGCTCCCTCCTCTTGCCATCTGGCAGGGACACCTAGCCTGTCTCCCGCGCGGAACCTCCGATAAGAGGCAGAGCCCTTGGCGGGGCGAGTGGAGAAAGAGGCCAGGAGCTGATCCCCGGAGGCGTCTGTTCCGTAGCCCCGAAGCGAGAAGGGGCTGAGCGCAGAGCAGGTAAAatagggaaatgaaaaaagaactcggaaaaaaaaaaaaatccttttaagaaaaaaaaaaaaaaaaaaaaaaggcccagaaGAATCTCGGCCTTCAGGTGGGAGAGAGGATGGTAACTCTGCTCGGGGAGTTAGGATCCTAGAGACTGGTGGGGCTCTCAGAGAGACGCCAGGGAGGCGCGGTGAGGCCAAGGAAGGCGGCGCGCATGGTGAGCGGTGTAGAGAGCGAAGTGCTCCCCCCCACACGCCCCTTTTCCCTGCGCGCTCCTGTCCCCTTCCTCCTTGGTGCCCGCGGCCCCACTCCCACTCCTGCTGGGGGGGACGGTACACCTCTGGGTCCGCACCCCTATATCTGTTTTCCTAATGTGGGTTATGAGTTCTCACCGTTACCCCTCACCGCTAGGAGACAGCCAGGAGACAGCCGTAGCCGGGGAGTAGGGGCAAGGTCGGTCGGGAGATGGAACATCCTGCCACGGGGGAGACCCGGTTAGACGGACTAAAGAAACTCAATTTAAGGATcacctaaccccccccccccccagaacgaAGAAGGAATGGTCCTCAGTTGCAGAGGAGCAAGTCAGCGAGGCGTTTGTCCCGCTGCTGGCCACCTCGGTCAGTTTTACGCTGCATAAGCAGACATGGAACGTCAGCGAGACAGCACAGCCCCTGGTTAAAGTCTTCTCAGCACATCCTCCCGCGAATCCTGAGCGAAGTGTGGGAGGCCAGGGGTTCCCGGATGGACTCAAGGACCCATGGCCCGTTCTGCCTCGGGATTTCGTCGCAAGAGGGAGAGGACGAGGGCGTGCACGCGGCGAAGTGGACGCAGAGGCCAGATGTCTACCCTGACCGTGGCTTGGAGCTGCTGCCTTCGACCTCAGGTGGCGGCCATGGGTGATCTCTGAGCCTTAGCCGCCCGGTGTAGTAGCACCCCGGGGAAAATAACAGAACTCCTGTGCCCGCTGGGAGCCCCAAACCCGACCTAGTGCTCCGAGCTCTCCGTGGGGTAGGGCGACGCAGACGGGGACAGGAAAAGAACCACGCAGAAGCCGTAGTGGTTATCATCTGCTTCTGTGCAGCTCCGCCGCCCCCGCGTCGTCTGCTTTAGCGACCCTGTGAacactttaaaacaacaacaacaaaaaataaaacacacacacacacaccaaaaaatcaaaggcatcagGGAAAGCAAATGGTTAAGCGCACTTATTTGGGACACGAAGAGGAGGTCGTCTCGGAGTCTGCTGTTCATGCAGCCCAGACTGTGCTGGGGAGCTTTGGCAGAACACCCCGCGCTCTTCCCGCCCTCTCCCACAGGGGCCGGAGGTCCTCTGGAAAGGGACCGTGTGGCAAGAGCAGGTGGGCTCTCTGCTCCGGTCCGGTCCTGGATGTCGCCCTCGCAGACACAAGCAGAGCTATGCCCACTCCTGCCTCCGCcaggagaggtggagagggagtAAGGAGGATGGCTTGGACTGAGAGAAAGGAGCAAGAATGAAGTGGGGCAATGATCTGAAAAATGAGATAGGAAATCTACAGCCCTTGCCCAGACCACAGGCGTTGCCGGTGTGGTGTCTCCGAGCTCCGAAATCGACTTAACTGAAATGTACGGCCCTAGCCCGCCTCCCCATCCTCGGAAGTAGCCGGAGCGCCTTCCCATCGCTTAATGTCTTTATTAAACTTTGTATCTATGCTCCTCTAAAGAACAGATTACAATTTCatatggtaaaaatattttccGCTCGTTGTCTTACGGTCCGGAAGCCGCCTGCCAGAGAGGACGAGCCGGAGTTCGCGCTCTGCGGAGAGCAAAACTCCAGGCATACACGCTCCCCTTTCCACATCCGTGCGTTGCCTCGAAGACTCCAAGGGGGATCTGATTCACTGGAAAAGCATCACTTGCTGAGCTGAACTTTGCCCA is a window encoding:
- the LOC125162402 gene encoding uncharacterized protein LOC125162402 isoform X1 codes for the protein MDGAAGIVCSALADRAGLPDTSERTNAVAALKPRPEWVQGKAESRQLNNHLSSANPPQRAQAPEKSQGSRPARTAQPLLGGLREPAARLWPAAAAQCRGAGPQLPGQSGEHALPSQPALRSFTTPSRGIPARAVLRPSARSLSTDDPSPNWTCRGREPDPPDRRLPPSDKWDGYVHLCLHVLGKGAGGGADLTPVFVFRRHPARSRGFGGIYLAFLSPRVRVRHWGDEGQGKGAEGVAAGAGRSEQPAAMLAAVGLGRAGRLQESGGSGGGGDARRSALTRPEPGGCAERSETCTALQLGSGWWPRARTQSL